The following nucleotide sequence is from Desulfobulbaceae bacterium.
TGGAATACCAGTGCAAAAGTTTCTTATCCTTCTAATTGTTGCCTACCAGCGTATTTTATCTCCTCTGCTTCCGTCAAGCTGTCGTTTTCATCCAACATGTTCTCAGTACTCCCTTGAGGCTATCAGTGGTCATGGGGTCTGTAAAGGACTCTGGCTTACCATCCGTAGACTCCTGCGTTGCCATCCATTTCATCCCGGCGGCTATGACCCTGTGGCAAAATAAGTTTTTTCTCCTGCCAGAACGCGTCGCTACTAA
It contains:
- the yidD gene encoding membrane protein insertion efficiency factor YidD: MQKFLILLIVAYQRILSPLLPSSCRFHPTCSQYSLEAISGHGVCKGLWLTIRRLLRCHPFHPGGYDPVAK